The following proteins come from a genomic window of Pseudomonas sp. WJP1:
- the flgJ gene encoding flagellar assembly peptidoglycan hydrolase FlgJ → MDMFKSGRVSSSDSGAFSDLNRLNQLKVGDKNSDANMRKVAQEFESLFLGEMLKSMRSATESLGKDNPMNTAEAKQYQEMYDQQLAVSMSREGGGIGLADVLMRQMSKNKPLAPGEAATLSAAKQEAAKAAAQTPVAAGTTALNGPLSRVNGERPLWASRSVSAPTGEGAHRNDMALINQRRLALPPKLADRLLAGLVPSATSNSAGAVNKAPLPERVASSGSGPLYNGDWLANAQAAQSGSLQIHGRAIAQIPLAPAKKAFTSADEFVNTMLPMAKEAADRIGVDPRYLVAQAALETGWGKSVMRAQDGSSSHNLFGIKAGSSWKGDSARAITSEFRNGEMVKETAEFRSYDSYKDSFHDLVTLLQTNNRYQDVVKSADNPEQFVRELQKAGYATDPAYASKISQIARQMTSYQNYAAAGVSTTPL, encoded by the coding sequence ATGGACATGTTCAAGAGCGGTCGGGTCAGCAGCAGCGATTCCGGTGCGTTTTCCGACCTGAACCGGCTGAACCAGCTCAAGGTCGGCGACAAGAACAGCGACGCCAACATGCGCAAGGTGGCGCAGGAATTCGAGTCGCTGTTCCTCGGCGAGATGCTCAAGTCGATGCGCTCGGCCACCGAGTCCCTGGGCAAGGACAATCCGATGAACACCGCGGAGGCCAAGCAGTACCAGGAAATGTACGACCAGCAACTGGCGGTTTCCATGTCCCGCGAGGGCGGCGGTATCGGCCTGGCGGACGTGTTGATGCGGCAGATGTCGAAGAACAAGCCGCTGGCGCCAGGTGAGGCGGCAACGCTGTCGGCCGCCAAGCAGGAGGCCGCCAAAGCCGCTGCGCAAACCCCGGTGGCCGCCGGCACGACGGCGCTCAACGGGCCGCTGTCGCGGGTCAATGGCGAACGTCCATTGTGGGCTTCGCGATCGGTCAGTGCGCCGACGGGCGAGGGTGCGCATCGCAATGACATGGCGCTGATCAATCAGCGGCGCCTGGCCTTGCCGCCTAAACTGGCCGATCGCTTGCTCGCGGGCCTGGTGCCTTCCGCTACGTCGAACAGCGCGGGCGCGGTCAACAAGGCGCCATTGCCCGAGCGTGTCGCGAGCAGTGGCTCCGGGCCTTTGTACAACGGCGACTGGCTGGCCAATGCCCAGGCAGCGCAGAGTGGGTCCCTGCAGATTCACGGTCGCGCCATCGCGCAGATCCCCTTGGCACCGGCGAAAAAAGCCTTCACCAGCGCCGACGAATTCGTCAATACCATGCTGCCGATGGCCAAGGAAGCGGCCGATCGCATCGGCGTCGATCCGCGTTACCTGGTGGCCCAGGCCGCCCTGGAAACCGGTTGGGGCAAATCGGTCATGCGCGCCCAGGACGGCAGCAGTAGCCACAACCTGTTCGGCATCAAGGCCGGCAGCAGTTGGAAGGGTGATTCGGCGCGGGCGATCACCAGCGAATTCAGGAATGGCGAGATGGTCAAGGAGACGGCCGAGTTCCGTTCCTACGACTCCTACAAGGACAGCTTCCATGACCTTGTCACGCTGCTGCAAACCAATAATCGCTATCAAGATGTGGTGAAGTCGGCCGATAACCCGGAACAGTTTGTGCGCGAGCTGCAAAAGGCCGGTTACGCAACCGACCCGGCTTACGCCAGCAAGATTTCGCAGATAGCCAGGCAGATGACGAGTTATCAGAACTACGCTGCGGCAGGCGTTTCAACCACGCCTTTATAG
- a CDS encoding flagellar basal body P-ring protein FlgI gives MLSAAFNAQAERLKDIASISGVRSNQLIGYGLVVGLNGTGDQTTQTPFTLQTFNNMLSQFGIKVPPGSGNVQLKNVAAVSISADLPAFAKPGQQVDITVSSIGNSKSLRGGTLLLTPLKGIDGNVYAVAQGNLVVGGFDAEGRDGSKITVNVPSAGRIPGGASVERAVPSGFNQGNSLTLNLNRSDFTTAKRIVDKINDMLGPGVAQAIDGGSVRVTAPLDPSQRVDYLSILENLEIDPGQAVAKVIINSRTGTIVIGQNVKVSPAAVTHGSLTVTITEDPIVSQPGPLSNGQTAVVPRSRVNAEQEAKPMFKFGPGTTLDEIVRAVNQVGAAPGDLMAILEALKQAGALQADLIVI, from the coding sequence ATGCTGTCAGCAGCTTTCAACGCTCAAGCCGAGCGCCTGAAGGACATCGCCAGCATTTCCGGCGTGCGCTCCAACCAGTTGATCGGCTATGGCCTGGTGGTCGGGCTTAACGGCACCGGCGACCAGACGACGCAAACCCCGTTCACCCTGCAGACCTTCAACAACATGCTCTCGCAGTTCGGCATCAAGGTGCCACCGGGTTCGGGCAACGTGCAGTTGAAGAACGTCGCGGCGGTCTCGATCAGTGCTGACTTGCCGGCGTTCGCCAAGCCGGGGCAGCAGGTCGACATCACTGTTTCGTCCATCGGCAACTCCAAGAGCCTGCGCGGCGGCACCTTGCTGCTGACGCCGCTCAAGGGTATCGACGGCAACGTCTATGCCGTGGCCCAGGGCAACCTGGTGGTCGGCGGTTTCGATGCCGAGGGGCGCGACGGCTCGAAGATCACGGTCAACGTGCCGTCGGCCGGGCGTATCCCGGGCGGTGCCTCGGTCGAGCGAGCCGTGCCGAGCGGTTTCAACCAGGGCAACAGCCTGACCCTGAACCTCAACCGTTCCGACTTCACCACGGCCAAGCGCATCGTCGACAAGATCAACGACATGCTCGGCCCAGGCGTGGCCCAGGCCATCGACGGCGGATCTGTGCGCGTCACGGCGCCGCTGGATCCGAGCCAGCGTGTCGATTACCTGTCGATCCTGGAAAACCTCGAGATCGATCCGGGGCAGGCGGTGGCCAAGGTCATCATCAACTCGCGCACCGGCACCATCGTGATCGGCCAGAACGTCAAGGTTTCGCCGGCCGCCGTCACCCACGGCAGCCTGACCGTGACCATCACCGAAGACCCTATCGTCAGCCAGCCAGGCCCTCTGTCCAATGGCCAGACGGCGGTCGTGCCGCGCTCGCGGGTCAACGCCGAGCAGGAAGCCAAGCCGATGTTCAAGTTCGGCCCGGGCACCACCCTCGACGAAATCGTGCGTGCGGTGAACCAGGTCGGCGCGGCACCGGGCGACCTGATGGCGATTCTTGAAGCACTGAAACAGGCTGGCGCGTTGCAAGCCGACCTGATCGTGATCTGA
- the flgH gene encoding flagellar basal body L-ring protein FlgH — MKRVVSVLALSGIAALAALAGCVPVTPKPNDPYYAPVLPRTPLPAAANNGSIYQAGFEQNLYTDRKAFRVGDIITITLNEKTQASKNANSQIDKTSKTGIGLTSLFGSSATTNNPFGSNDLSLSASYEGDRATKGDSKAGQGNSLTGSITVTVADVLPNGIIAVRGEKWLTLNTGDELVRIAGLVRADDISTDNTVSSTRVADARITYSGTGSFADASQPGWFDRFFLSPLFPF, encoded by the coding sequence ATGAAACGCGTCGTCTCTGTTCTGGCATTGAGTGGGATTGCTGCGCTCGCTGCGCTCGCAGGTTGCGTGCCTGTGACGCCCAAGCCCAATGACCCTTACTACGCCCCGGTGTTGCCGCGCACGCCGTTGCCGGCTGCCGCCAACAACGGCTCGATCTACCAGGCCGGTTTCGAGCAGAACCTGTACACCGACCGCAAGGCGTTCCGGGTCGGTGACATCATCACCATCACCCTGAACGAGAAGACCCAGGCCAGCAAGAACGCCAACTCGCAAATCGACAAGACCAGCAAGACCGGCATCGGCCTGACCTCGCTGTTCGGCAGCAGCGCCACCACCAACAACCCGTTTGGCAGCAACGACCTGAGCCTGAGCGCCAGCTATGAAGGCGACCGCGCAACCAAGGGTGACAGCAAGGCCGGGCAGGGCAACAGCCTGACCGGTTCGATCACCGTGACGGTGGCGGACGTCCTGCCCAACGGCATCATCGCCGTGCGCGGCGAGAAGTGGCTGACCCTCAACACCGGCGACGAACTGGTGCGGATTGCCGGTCTGGTCCGGGCTGACGATATTTCCACTGACAACACGGTGTCGTCGACCCGCGTCGCCGATGCGCGCATCACCTACTCGGGTACCGGTTCCTTTGCCGATGCGAGTCAGCCGGGCTGGTTCGACCGTTTCTTCCTCAGCCCGCTGTTCCCTTTCTAG
- a CDS encoding flagellar basal body rod protein FlgF, translating to MDKYLYVAMTGASQNALAQKAHANNLANISTNGFQKDLEQARSMPVFGDSFPARAFALSERPATDFSPGSLVETGRDLDVAVQGNGWLAVQNPDGGESYVRTGSLVVDALGVLRAGNGMPVIGNGGPIAVPPEQQIEVGEDGTISIRAMGEGPRVMAEVDRIKLVNPDIKNMTKGLDGSIHTRDGQPAQADAGVKLVSGFLESSNVNAVDEMTSVLALAKQFELHIKMMNTAKEDDQAMARVLQIS from the coding sequence GTGGACAAGTACCTTTATGTGGCAATGACCGGTGCCAGCCAGAATGCACTGGCGCAAAAGGCCCATGCCAACAACCTGGCGAACATCTCTACCAACGGTTTCCAGAAAGACCTGGAGCAGGCGCGCTCGATGCCGGTGTTCGGCGACAGCTTTCCGGCGCGTGCGTTTGCCCTGTCCGAACGCCCGGCCACCGACTTCTCCCCGGGTTCGCTGGTGGAAACCGGCCGCGACCTCGACGTCGCCGTGCAAGGCAACGGCTGGCTGGCGGTGCAGAACCCCGATGGCGGTGAAAGCTACGTGCGCACCGGCAGCCTGGTGGTGGACGCCCTGGGCGTGCTGCGCGCTGGCAACGGCATGCCGGTGATCGGCAATGGCGGACCGATTGCCGTGCCGCCCGAGCAGCAGATCGAAGTGGGCGAGGACGGCACCATCAGCATCCGCGCAATGGGCGAAGGCCCGCGCGTCATGGCCGAGGTGGACCGCATCAAGCTGGTCAACCCGGACATCAAGAACATGACCAAGGGCCTGGACGGTTCGATCCACACCAGGGACGGCCAGCCTGCGCAAGCCGATGCCGGCGTCAAGCTGGTGTCCGGTTTCCTCGAGTCGAGCAACGTCAATGCGGTGGACGAGATGACCTCGGTACTGGCCTTGGCCAAGCAGTTCGAGCTGCACATCAAGATGATGAATACCGCCAAAGAAGACGACCAGGCCATGGCTCGGGTCTTGCAGATCAGCTAA
- the flgG gene encoding flagellar basal-body rod protein FlgG, whose product MLPALWVAKTGLSAQDTNLTTISNNLANVSTTGFKRDRAEFQDLLYQIKRQPGAQSTQDSELPSGLQLGTGVRIVGTQKNFNAGSLQTTEQPLDMAIDGRGFFQILQPDGTTSYTRDGTFHLDSNGQIVNASGFALEPAIVIPNDAQTFTVGKDGTVSITVAGNPASQVIGNLQTADFINPAGLQAVGNNLFLETAASGAPQVGTPGLAGFGTTLQNTLETSNVSTVEEMVNMITTQRAYEMNSKVISTADQMLSFVTQNL is encoded by the coding sequence ATGCTTCCGGCTCTATGGGTTGCCAAAACCGGTCTGTCCGCCCAGGACACCAACCTGACCACCATTTCCAACAACCTGGCCAACGTGTCGACCACGGGTTTCAAGCGTGACCGCGCCGAGTTCCAGGACTTGCTCTACCAGATCAAGCGTCAGCCAGGCGCCCAGTCGACCCAGGACAGCGAACTGCCGTCGGGCCTGCAACTGGGTACCGGTGTGCGCATTGTCGGCACCCAGAAAAACTTCAACGCCGGCAGCCTGCAAACCACCGAGCAACCCCTGGACATGGCCATCGACGGTCGTGGCTTCTTCCAGATTCTGCAGCCGGACGGCACCACTTCCTACACCCGTGACGGTACTTTCCACCTGGACTCCAACGGCCAGATCGTCAACGCCAGCGGCTTCGCCCTGGAACCGGCGATCGTGATTCCGAACGACGCCCAGACCTTCACCGTGGGCAAGGATGGCACCGTGTCCATCACCGTCGCCGGCAACCCGGCCTCCCAGGTGATCGGCAACCTGCAGACTGCCGACTTCATCAACCCGGCCGGCTTGCAGGCCGTGGGCAACAACCTGTTCCTGGAAACCGCCGCCAGCGGCGCGCCGCAAGTCGGCACGCCAGGCCTGGCCGGTTTCGGCACCACGCTGCAGAACACCCTGGAAACCTCCAACGTCAGCACCGTTGAAGAGATGGTCAACATGATCACCACTCAGCGCGCCTACGAGATGAACTCCAAGGTGATCTCCACCGCCGACCAGATGCTCTCGTTCGTAACGCAGAATCTGTAA